One stretch of Burkholderia pyrrocinia DNA includes these proteins:
- a CDS encoding metal-dependent hydrolase, whose amino-acid sequence MASHNAHHASGFAAGVAAAVLVAQTGATGPWHAGMLAAFASGVAGGTAPDWLEVAWWTRKRRLWITHRTITHWGIGWIALLALGWHGLTHHPHPLWAAPLFGFACGGVMHLLADWPNPLGVPWIWRRHSLNLWNSGHCDLIVVAAAWGGTLWLAQSLWTRAPLLEHWLGWLHRV is encoded by the coding sequence ATGGCATCACACAATGCGCATCATGCGTCCGGCTTCGCGGCCGGCGTCGCCGCCGCCGTCCTCGTCGCACAGACCGGCGCAACAGGCCCGTGGCACGCAGGCATGCTCGCCGCGTTCGCATCGGGCGTCGCGGGCGGCACCGCGCCCGACTGGCTCGAAGTCGCATGGTGGACCCGCAAGCGGCGGCTGTGGATCACGCACCGCACCATCACGCACTGGGGCATCGGCTGGATCGCGCTGCTCGCGCTCGGGTGGCATGGGCTCACCCATCATCCGCATCCGCTGTGGGCCGCGCCGCTGTTCGGCTTCGCGTGCGGCGGCGTGATGCACCTGCTCGCCGACTGGCCGAACCCGCTCGGCGTGCCGTGGATCTGGCGGCGCCATTCGCTCAACCTGTGGAACAGCGGACATTGCGACCTGATCGTGGTGGCCGCCGCATGGGGCGGCACGCTGTGGCTCGCGCAATCGCTGTGGACACGCGCGCCGCTGCTCGAACACTGGCTCGGCTGGCTGCATCGCGTGTAG
- the ggt gene encoding gamma-glutamyltransferase: MTTLNRFKSSAVVLATVAGIGFLPNAPVYAKGPQPAVLTSSAVAVADKYSADAAERIFKEGGNAIDAAVAIAFTLAVTYPEAGNIGGGGFMTIYKDGKPYFIDYRERAPLAATKDMYLDKDGNVVKGMSLYGPRAVGVPGTVAGMWEAQKRFGKLKWKQVLAPAIHYARDGFVVDEQLAQRGVDASKEFGGKTNFDKYFSGLKAGVNFKQPDLADVLTRISNDGAEGFYKGKTAELIAASMKTGDGNGLITTEDLAQYRAVWRQPVQAKWNGYDVITAPPPSSGGIGLVQLLKMKADRKQDFEGVKLNSPQYIHLVAEIEKRVFADRAQYLGDPDFYKVPIAQLTDDAYIAKRAGEVNPKEPSDTKSVQPGLGTTMPEKAETTHFSVVDKWGNAVSNTYTINGYFGSGVIADGTGIVLNDEMDDFSAKPGVANMFGVVGSDANAIEPKKRPLSSMSPTIMTRNGKVSLVIGTPGGSRIFTSIFQVINNIYDFRMPLKEAVGAMRFHHQLLPPNTIFWEPYHPIEGELAKQIEARGYTLKGQDFSGDIQVIKIDGKTPEAMADPRGRGVTRVIH; the protein is encoded by the coding sequence ATGACTACGCTGAATCGCTTCAAATCATCCGCGGTCGTGCTCGCGACGGTGGCCGGCATCGGTTTCCTGCCGAACGCGCCCGTCTATGCGAAAGGTCCGCAACCGGCGGTCCTGACGAGCTCGGCGGTCGCGGTGGCCGACAAGTACAGCGCGGATGCCGCGGAGCGGATCTTCAAGGAAGGCGGCAACGCGATCGACGCGGCCGTCGCGATCGCATTCACGCTCGCCGTCACGTATCCCGAAGCCGGCAACATCGGCGGCGGCGGCTTCATGACGATCTACAAGGACGGCAAGCCGTACTTCATCGACTACCGCGAGCGCGCGCCGCTCGCCGCGACCAAGGACATGTACCTCGACAAGGACGGCAACGTCGTCAAGGGCATGAGCCTGTACGGCCCGCGCGCGGTCGGCGTGCCGGGCACGGTCGCGGGCATGTGGGAAGCGCAGAAGCGCTTCGGCAAGCTGAAGTGGAAGCAGGTGCTCGCGCCGGCGATCCACTATGCGCGCGACGGCTTCGTCGTCGACGAGCAGCTCGCGCAGCGCGGCGTCGACGCGTCGAAGGAGTTCGGCGGCAAGACCAACTTCGACAAGTACTTCTCCGGGTTGAAGGCCGGCGTGAACTTCAAGCAGCCCGATCTCGCCGACGTGCTGACGCGAATCTCGAACGACGGCGCGGAAGGTTTCTACAAGGGCAAGACGGCCGAGCTGATCGCGGCTTCGATGAAGACCGGCGACGGCAACGGGCTGATCACCACCGAGGATCTCGCGCAATACCGCGCGGTGTGGCGCCAGCCGGTGCAGGCGAAGTGGAACGGCTATGACGTGATCACCGCGCCGCCCCCGAGCTCGGGCGGCATCGGCCTCGTGCAGCTGCTGAAGATGAAGGCCGACCGCAAGCAGGATTTCGAGGGCGTGAAGCTCAACTCGCCGCAGTACATCCACCTCGTCGCGGAAATCGAGAAGCGCGTGTTCGCCGATCGCGCGCAGTATCTCGGCGACCCGGACTTCTACAAGGTGCCGATCGCGCAACTGACCGACGACGCGTACATCGCGAAGCGCGCGGGCGAGGTCAATCCGAAGGAGCCGTCGGACACGAAGAGCGTGCAGCCGGGCCTTGGCACCACGATGCCGGAGAAGGCCGAAACGACGCACTTCTCGGTCGTCGACAAGTGGGGCAACGCGGTGTCGAACACGTATACGATCAACGGTTATTTCGGCTCGGGCGTGATCGCCGACGGCACGGGCATCGTGCTGAACGACGAGATGGACGACTTCTCCGCGAAGCCGGGCGTCGCGAACATGTTCGGCGTGGTCGGCAGCGACGCGAACGCGATCGAACCGAAGAAGCGCCCGCTGTCGTCGATGTCGCCGACGATCATGACCAGGAACGGCAAGGTGTCGCTCGTGATCGGCACGCCGGGCGGCTCGCGTATCTTCACGTCGATCTTCCAGGTGATCAACAACATCTACGACTTCAGGATGCCGTTGAAGGAAGCCGTCGGCGCGATGCGCTTCCATCACCAGCTGCTGCCGCCGAACACGATCTTCTGGGAGCCGTACCACCCGATCGAAGGCGAACTCGCGAAGCAGATCGAGGCGCGCGGCTACACGCTGAAGGGGCAGGACTTCAGCGGCGACATCCAGGTGATCAAGATCGACGGCAAGACGCCGGAGGCGATGGCCGACCCGCGCGGGCGCGGGGTGACGCGGGTGATTCACTGA
- the ppk2 gene encoding polyphosphate kinase 2: MGDNDTRTETDNLTDMESMETRQRRFEEDLVDAYDEELEMELDDRRFDNGEDLLFSLERREARKEYFRELFRLQGELVKLQDWVMTTGHRLIVIFEGRDAAGKGGVIKRITQRLNPRVCRVAALPAPNNRERTQWYFQRYVAHLPAGGEIVLFDRSWYNRAGVERVMNFCTDDEYEEFFRSVPEFEKMLVRSGIQIVKYWFSITDHEQEVRFQARIQDPLKQWKLSPMDLESRRRWEAYTAAKEEMLQRTHIPEAPWWVVQAVDKKRARLNCIHHLLGQVPYHDVPRPTIDLPQREHHEDYIRRPVPDNMIVPDIY; the protein is encoded by the coding sequence ATGGGCGATAACGATACCCGCACCGAGACCGACAACCTCACCGATATGGAATCGATGGAGACGCGTCAGCGCCGCTTCGAGGAAGACCTCGTCGATGCTTACGACGAAGAGCTCGAGATGGAACTCGACGACCGCCGCTTCGACAACGGCGAGGACCTGCTGTTCTCGCTGGAGCGTCGCGAGGCGCGCAAGGAGTATTTCCGCGAGCTGTTCCGGCTGCAGGGCGAACTCGTGAAGCTGCAGGACTGGGTCATGACCACCGGGCACCGGCTCATCGTCATTTTCGAAGGGCGCGATGCGGCGGGCAAGGGCGGCGTGATCAAGCGCATCACGCAGCGGCTGAACCCGCGCGTCTGCCGGGTCGCCGCGTTGCCCGCGCCGAACAACCGCGAGCGCACGCAATGGTACTTCCAGCGCTATGTCGCGCATCTGCCGGCCGGCGGCGAGATCGTGCTGTTCGACCGAAGCTGGTACAACCGGGCGGGCGTCGAGCGCGTGATGAATTTCTGTACCGACGACGAGTACGAGGAGTTTTTCCGTTCGGTGCCCGAGTTCGAGAAGATGCTCGTGCGCAGCGGGATCCAGATCGTCAAGTACTGGTTCTCGATCACGGATCACGAGCAGGAGGTGCGCTTCCAGGCCCGGATCCAGGATCCGCTGAAGCAGTGGAAGCTGAGCCCGATGGACCTCGAAAGCCGCCGCCGCTGGGAGGCCTATACGGCCGCGAAGGAAGAGATGCTGCAGCGCACGCATATTCCCGAGGCGCCGTGGTGGGTCGTGCAGGCGGTCGACAAGAAGCGCGCGCGGCTGAACTGCATCCACCACCTGCTGGGCCAGGTGCCGTATCACGACGTGCCGCGCCCGACGATCGATCTGCCGCAGCGCGAGCATCACGAGGATTACATCCGCCGGCCGGTGCCGGACAACATGATCGTGCCGGATATTTACTGA
- a CDS encoding H-NS family nucleoid-associated regulatory protein, with product MQQIQKLQAQLAELDQRIKAARCRERNVVLEQVRKLVTSYALTAREIFGHGYSDRAKLFTVGVKYRDPVSGATWSGRGRAPAWIAGRDRAAFLIRE from the coding sequence ATGCAGCAAATCCAAAAACTGCAAGCCCAGCTTGCAGAACTCGATCAGCGCATCAAGGCGGCACGGTGCCGCGAACGCAATGTGGTGCTGGAGCAGGTGCGCAAACTCGTCACGAGCTACGCGCTGACCGCACGTGAAATCTTCGGTCACGGTTACAGCGACCGCGCGAAGCTGTTCACCGTCGGCGTGAAGTATCGCGACCCCGTGTCGGGCGCAACGTGGAGCGGGCGCGGCCGCGCACCCGCATGGATTGCCGGGCGCGACCGGGCCGCCTTCCTGATCCGGGAGTAA